Proteins encoded within one genomic window of Amorphoplanes friuliensis DSM 7358:
- a CDS encoding sensor histidine kinase, translating into MSKRPKTASGVMSRLRRPAGRLRDLPIWSKLGLIMLVPTLATVIVGTSGLIDHINEASNAERARTLSVLSQAAGGLVDHLQNERAFGVMIATTKPNTPERAAADTAYKREHAKVDAAKLPYSQQKAALDDVPSQVATLLLRLDRNLEELPSTRSQTANGKLEPKAVEDDYNPLIEDLLNVRDASAQLAQDTTLSDRLRVVAAVARAKNFIALQRDVGHKVLQNNDFTPTLRRQFLETDTGYTIATSSMRQVATNDERALFDRVVNGPALRGATNLTGPLQNLGANRSKEIAFNREQWETAMIGYNDLFRSVENRLDVQIVERATEIRDDVQTRVFIETSVLLGLLLLAIVFAWLVARSMARSLRELRQGALNVAQFGLPQAVERLRDPALTGSLTPAQVADQVAEPLPVRSRDEFGQVTEAFNAVHLEAVRTAAEQAALRSSVATMFVNLARRSQILVDRLIGHLDRLERGEEDPDRLAELFQLDHLATRMRRNDENLLVLAGADSTRVQREPAALIDVLRAAQSEVEHYTRIEFGMIDRDIEVSAHAVNDMVHLVAELFDNATAFSPPNSHVIVEARRLGDGAVLSVEDRGIGISREQLRDLNERLANPPMVDVAVSRMMGLVVVARLATRHGVKVELRPADTERGTVADVGLPVSVMVMSASANRLAPAAHNPYEQQQQQRPQFAEPPLALESGSNGRGGYPAGRPFDPNPPMPAGGMLGTGGNRSVPAWSDLTGAPSNGFEPSANGFGGPSNGFGGPNGFSNGSNGSNGSNGANGFHGPRSNEPIPPLPQSPAGPQGFSGPDGLPQRRNGENQRPEDTGSYGHTIPRQLPANPETQSRSPFVPPVSAPPVPPVSAPPVPSAPPYGGGRPVSSPPASGPPASAPPYQRPESAPPAPQSAASAPPAWPPVTTDRESGHTPHVPESLAAALDMTAELPRYRADRGATGSQPQVARPTNPQNGTPQSEAERSAAAAAKAHEAAEAQAAAAQATAAAQIAAAQAAARQRAAGDSQGQFADETMELPIFRELESAWFTTARPNEPAKQQAPVEPKPKPAPSEGPDSVVTTQRFSTGEPARSAGVPQQAASPEKLNGEPAFDREPARDRDPATVGAASSAGAVNGNGSGPWQTAADDGWQAARKAAEMPVDTTTTAGLPRRTPMAQLVPGGVDRAETSVQRRTPEAVRGLLSAYHRGVQRGRTKENSTNPEETPGGQQSSQAGKEHEA; encoded by the coding sequence GTGAGCAAGCGCCCCAAGACGGCGAGCGGTGTCATGTCGCGTCTCCGCCGGCCGGCCGGCCGGCTGCGGGATCTGCCGATCTGGTCGAAGCTCGGGCTCATCATGCTCGTGCCCACCCTGGCGACGGTCATCGTCGGCACCAGCGGCCTGATCGACCACATCAACGAGGCCAGCAACGCCGAGCGCGCCCGCACCCTGTCGGTGCTGTCGCAGGCCGCCGGTGGACTCGTCGATCACCTGCAGAACGAACGTGCCTTCGGTGTGATGATCGCGACCACCAAGCCGAACACCCCGGAACGCGCCGCGGCCGACACGGCCTACAAGCGCGAGCACGCGAAGGTGGACGCGGCCAAGCTGCCCTACTCGCAGCAGAAGGCCGCTCTCGACGACGTCCCGAGCCAGGTCGCCACGCTCCTCCTGCGGCTGGACCGCAACCTCGAGGAGCTGCCCTCGACGCGCAGCCAGACGGCGAACGGCAAGCTGGAGCCCAAGGCGGTCGAGGACGACTACAACCCGCTGATCGAGGACCTCCTCAACGTCCGCGACGCGTCGGCCCAGCTCGCCCAGGACACCACGCTGAGTGACCGCCTGCGCGTTGTCGCCGCGGTCGCCCGCGCCAAGAACTTCATCGCCCTCCAGCGCGACGTCGGCCACAAGGTCCTCCAGAACAACGACTTCACCCCGACGCTCCGGCGTCAGTTCCTGGAGACCGACACCGGTTACACGATCGCCACGTCGTCGATGCGTCAGGTCGCCACCAACGACGAGCGCGCGCTCTTCGACCGGGTCGTCAACGGTCCCGCGCTGCGCGGTGCGACCAACCTGACCGGCCCGCTGCAGAACCTCGGAGCCAACCGCTCCAAGGAGATCGCGTTCAACCGCGAGCAGTGGGAAACCGCGATGATCGGCTACAACGACCTGTTCCGCAGCGTGGAGAACCGCCTCGACGTCCAGATCGTGGAACGGGCGACCGAGATCCGCGACGACGTGCAGACCCGGGTCTTCATCGAGACCAGCGTCCTGCTCGGCCTGCTCCTGCTGGCCATCGTCTTCGCCTGGCTGGTCGCCCGCTCGATGGCGCGCTCCCTCCGCGAGCTGCGTCAGGGTGCCCTCAACGTCGCCCAGTTCGGTCTGCCCCAGGCGGTCGAGCGGCTGCGTGACCCCGCACTGACCGGCTCACTGACGCCGGCCCAGGTGGCCGACCAGGTCGCCGAGCCGCTGCCGGTGCGCAGCCGGGACGAGTTCGGGCAGGTGACCGAGGCGTTCAACGCCGTTCACCTCGAGGCCGTCCGCACCGCCGCCGAGCAGGCCGCCCTGCGGTCCTCCGTCGCGACGATGTTCGTCAACCTCGCCCGCCGCTCGCAGATCCTGGTCGACCGGCTCATCGGTCACCTCGACCGTCTCGAGCGCGGCGAGGAGGACCCGGACCGTCTGGCCGAGCTCTTCCAGCTCGACCACCTGGCGACCCGGATGCGCCGGAACGACGAGAACCTCCTGGTTCTCGCCGGCGCCGACTCGACCCGTGTGCAGCGTGAGCCCGCCGCCCTGATCGACGTGCTCCGCGCCGCCCAGTCCGAGGTCGAGCACTACACGCGCATCGAGTTCGGCATGATCGACCGGGACATCGAGGTGTCCGCGCACGCGGTCAACGACATGGTCCACCTGGTCGCCGAGCTCTTCGACAACGCGACCGCGTTCTCCCCGCCGAACTCCCACGTCATCGTCGAGGCCCGGCGCCTCGGTGACGGCGCGGTGCTCTCGGTCGAGGACCGTGGCATCGGCATCAGCCGCGAGCAGCTGCGCGACCTCAACGAGCGGCTGGCCAACCCGCCCATGGTGGACGTGGCCGTCTCCCGGATGATGGGCCTGGTCGTGGTCGCCCGCCTGGCGACCCGGCACGGCGTCAAGGTCGAGCTCCGGCCGGCCGACACCGAGCGCGGCACGGTTGCGGACGTCGGTCTGCCGGTCAGCGTCATGGTGATGTCGGCCTCGGCCAACCGCCTGGCGCCTGCCGCGCACAACCCGTACGAGCAGCAGCAGCAGCAACGGCCGCAGTTCGCCGAGCCGCCGCTGGCCCTCGAGAGCGGCTCCAACGGTCGCGGTGGATACCCGGCCGGACGTCCGTTCGACCCGAACCCGCCGATGCCCGCCGGTGGCATGCTCGGCACGGGTGGCAACCGCTCGGTTCCCGCCTGGTCCGACCTGACCGGCGCGCCCTCGAACGGCTTCGAGCCCAGCGCCAACGGCTTCGGTGGCCCGTCGAACGGCTTCGGCGGTCCCAACGGCTTCAGCAACGGCTCGAACGGATCGAACGGCTCGAACGGTGCCAACGGCTTCCACGGCCCGCGCAGCAACGAGCCGATCCCGCCGCTGCCGCAGTCGCCGGCCGGCCCGCAAGGCTTCAGCGGCCCCGACGGCCTGCCGCAGCGTCGCAACGGTGAGAACCAGCGCCCCGAGGACACGGGCTCGTACGGTCACACCATCCCGCGTCAGCTGCCGGCCAACCCGGAGACGCAGAGCCGCAGCCCGTTCGTGCCGCCGGTGTCGGCGCCCCCGGTCCCGCCGGTCTCCGCGCCGCCGGTGCCGTCCGCCCCGCCGTACGGTGGTGGTCGCCCGGTGTCGTCGCCGCCCGCCTCGGGTCCGCCGGCCTCCGCGCCGCCGTACCAGCGGCCCGAGTCGGCGCCGCCCGCGCCGCAGTCGGCCGCCTCGGCCCCGCCGGCCTGGCCGCCGGTCACCACCGACCGCGAGTCCGGCCACACGCCGCACGTCCCGGAGAGCCTCGCGGCCGCCCTGGACATGACGGCAGAGCTTCCGCGGTACCGCGCGGACCGGGGTGCCACCGGTTCGCAGCCGCAGGTCGCCCGTCCGACCAACCCGCAGAACGGCACCCCGCAGTCCGAGGCAGAGCGGTCGGCCGCGGCCGCCGCAAAGGCCCACGAGGCTGCGGAAGCCCAGGCAGCCGCCGCTCAGGCGACCGCCGCCGCGCAGATCGCCGCGGCCCAGGCCGCTGCTCGTCAGCGCGCCGCGGGTGACTCGCAGGGTCAGTTCGCCGACGAGACGATGGAGCTGCCGATCTTCCGGGAGCTCGAGTCCGCCTGGTTCACGACCGCACGGCCCAACGAGCCCGCGAAACAGCAGGCACCCGTCGAGCCGAAGCCGAAGCCGGCCCCTTCCGAGGGTCCCGACTCGGTGGTCACGACCCAGCGCTTCTCGACCGGGGAGCCCGCCCGCTCGGCCGGTGTGCCGCAGCAGGCTGCCTCGCCGGAGAAGCTCAACGGCGAACCCGCGTTCGACCGCGAGCCGGCCCGCGACCGGGACCCGGCGACCGTCGGCGCTGCCTCGTCCGCCGGTGCGGTCAACGGCAACGGGTCCGGCCCGTGGCAGACTGCCGCCGACGACGGCTGGCAGGCGGCCCGCAAGGCCGCCGAGATGCCCGTCGACACGACGACGACGGCCGGGCTTCCGCGCCGTACGCCGATGGCACAGCTCGTCCCGGGTGGTGTAGACCGGGCCGAGACCTCCGTTCAACGCCGCACTCCCGAAGCGGTCCGTGGGCTTCTGTCCGCGTACCACCGTGGTGTGCAGCGGGGTCGCACGAAGGAAAATTCGACCAACCCGGAGGAGACTCCGGGAGGGCAGCAGTCCTCGCAGGCTGGCAAGGAGCATGAAGCATGA